One region of Flavobacterium sp. KACC 22763 genomic DNA includes:
- a CDS encoding DUF4280 domain-containing protein, which yields MSEKHIVVQGASLKCKFSVEPKKDILKVKSQDKHYANDKEAEKKLIATDKEIGQTLEKNTFGKCKMQPNGSGDYLPCQATITKWSAFYEKVTLSNQGKILLEDSKGTCPIGGPDCIEVDKHGQKAEASKQNAKKAKPQVNNQINPLVNTSKFQESLEESDSICK from the coding sequence ATGAGTGAGAAACATATAGTAGTTCAGGGAGCTTCACTAAAATGTAAATTTAGCGTAGAACCCAAAAAAGATATATTAAAAGTAAAATCGCAGGATAAGCATTATGCTAATGATAAAGAAGCTGAGAAAAAACTCATTGCGACCGACAAAGAAATTGGGCAGACATTAGAGAAAAATACGTTTGGTAAATGCAAAATGCAGCCAAACGGAAGCGGAGATTATTTGCCGTGTCAGGCCACAATAACAAAGTGGAGTGCTTTTTACGAAAAAGTAACCTTAAGCAATCAAGGAAAAATTCTATTGGAAGACAGTAAAGGAACTTGCCCGATTGGAGGACCAGATTGTATAGAAGTAGACAAACACGGTCAAAAAGCAGAAGCGAGCAAACAAAATGCTAAAAAAGCGAAGCCACAGGTAAATAATCAAATAAATCCTTTGGTTAATACCTCAAAATTTCAAGAGAGTTTAGAAGAGAGTGATTCTATTTGTAAATAA
- a CDS encoding DNA gyrase/topoisomerase IV subunit A, translating into MKDEEDDNIIPNDDENNQDENLMDDSQDGDDDEIIDVDAKHFEGQHFYENQEEEGEDVITKVTGMYKDWFLDYASYVILERAVPAIEDGFKPVQRRIMHSLKELDDGRYNKVANVVGHTMQYHPHGDASIGDAMVQIGQKDLLIDCQGNWGNILTGDGAAAPRYIEARLSKFALEVLYSPKITEWGLSYDGRKAEPINLPVKFPLLLAQGAEGIAVGLSTKVLPHNFNELIDASIKILKGKPFTLYPDFMTQGIADVSNYNDGMRGGRVRVRAKISQLDKNTLVITQIPFSTNTSSLIDSILKANEKGKIKIKKIEDNTAADVEILIHLFPGVSPDKTIDALFAFTACETSVAPLGCVIEDNKPLFIGVSQMLKISTERTVDLLKQELEIQLEELKNKWHFSTLEKIFIREEMYIDFKLYGDRESLYKYLYDRFEPFKKSFVREINDDDLQRLTQIPMIRITRFDSDKADELISRLEEEMKEVEYNLEHLTDFAIAYFTKLKEKYGKGRERQTELRVFDNVEATKVVLRNTKLYVNREEGFVGTSLKKDEYVGDCSDIDDVIVFLRDGTLMITKVDAKTFIGKDIIHAAVFDKNDKRTIYNMMYRDGKSGPSYIKRFNVTGVTRDKAYDLTNGTNGSQVVYFSHNPNGEAEVVTILLRQVGTIKKLKFDIDFAKLAIKGRGSKGNLVTKYPIKKIELKEKGISTLLPRKVWFDDTVKRLNVDARGELLGEFKPTDKILVINQSGKLKVLIPELSTHFDEDMIVLEKWKPKKPISAIYYDGEKERYFLKRFLVENEGKEESFITDHPNSQLEIVSTDYRPVAQLVFAKVKGVQKDDLHIDVEDFIAVKGFKALGNQLTTDKLRQVNLLEPLPYEEPVEEIPERPEILEDDAVETELDDDGQIGLVLE; encoded by the coding sequence ATGAAAGACGAAGAAGACGATAACATAATTCCAAACGACGACGAGAATAATCAAGATGAAAACCTGATGGATGACAGTCAGGATGGAGATGACGATGAGATTATCGACGTAGATGCGAAGCATTTTGAAGGACAGCATTTTTACGAAAATCAGGAAGAAGAGGGTGAAGATGTTATTACGAAAGTAACAGGAATGTACAAAGATTGGTTCTTAGATTATGCTTCGTATGTAATTTTAGAACGTGCAGTTCCTGCTATCGAGGACGGATTCAAACCTGTTCAGCGTCGTATTATGCACTCTTTAAAAGAGCTGGATGATGGTCGTTATAACAAAGTTGCCAATGTTGTTGGTCACACCATGCAGTATCACCCACACGGAGATGCGAGTATTGGTGATGCAATGGTGCAAATTGGTCAAAAAGATTTATTGATTGACTGCCAAGGAAACTGGGGAAATATTTTAACAGGTGACGGTGCGGCAGCGCCCCGTTATATTGAGGCACGTTTATCTAAATTTGCTTTGGAGGTTTTGTATTCTCCAAAAATCACAGAATGGGGACTGTCGTATGACGGTAGAAAAGCTGAACCAATTAATCTTCCAGTAAAATTTCCATTGCTTTTAGCGCAAGGGGCGGAAGGTATTGCGGTTGGTTTATCAACGAAAGTTTTGCCTCATAACTTCAATGAATTAATTGATGCTTCGATTAAAATCTTAAAAGGGAAGCCGTTTACGCTTTATCCTGATTTTATGACGCAGGGTATTGCTGATGTTTCGAATTATAACGACGGAATGCGTGGCGGACGTGTGCGTGTGCGTGCTAAAATTTCGCAGTTAGACAAAAATACCTTGGTGATTACGCAGATTCCGTTTTCTACCAATACATCGAGTTTAATTGACAGTATTTTGAAAGCCAATGAAAAAGGCAAAATCAAAATCAAGAAAATTGAAGACAATACTGCGGCCGATGTTGAGATTTTAATTCACCTTTTCCCAGGTGTTTCGCCAGATAAGACAATTGACGCATTGTTTGCCTTTACAGCCTGCGAAACTTCTGTAGCACCTTTAGGATGCGTTATTGAAGACAATAAGCCGTTGTTTATCGGAGTTTCACAAATGTTGAAAATTTCAACAGAAAGAACAGTTGATTTGCTTAAGCAAGAGCTTGAAATTCAGCTTGAAGAATTAAAAAATAAGTGGCATTTCTCTACTTTAGAAAAAATCTTCATCCGTGAAGAAATGTATATTGACTTCAAATTATACGGAGACAGAGAATCACTTTACAAATATTTATATGATCGTTTTGAGCCTTTCAAGAAATCATTTGTTAGAGAAATCAATGACGATGATTTACAGCGTTTGACTCAGATCCCGATGATTCGTATTACGCGTTTCGACTCTGATAAAGCCGATGAATTGATTTCAAGGTTAGAAGAAGAAATGAAAGAGGTAGAATACAATTTAGAACATCTTACAGATTTTGCTATTGCTTACTTTACCAAATTAAAAGAGAAATACGGAAAAGGACGCGAGCGTCAGACTGAACTTCGTGTGTTTGATAACGTTGAGGCAACCAAAGTTGTTTTAAGAAATACAAAACTATATGTAAACCGTGAAGAAGGTTTCGTAGGAACAAGTTTAAAGAAAGACGAATATGTAGGCGATTGTTCCGATATTGATGATGTTATCGTGTTTTTGCGAGATGGAACATTGATGATCACAAAAGTCGATGCCAAAACTTTTATAGGGAAAGATATTATACACGCTGCCGTTTTTGATAAAAACGATAAACGTACCATTTACAATATGATGTACCGCGATGGTAAATCAGGACCGTCTTATATCAAACGTTTTAATGTTACTGGAGTAACCCGTGATAAAGCGTACGATTTAACAAATGGAACAAACGGTTCTCAGGTTGTTTATTTCTCGCATAATCCAAATGGAGAAGCTGAGGTTGTAACTATTTTATTGCGTCAAGTTGGAACGATCAAGAAATTGAAATTTGATATTGATTTTGCTAAACTGGCAATTAAAGGACGAGGTTCTAAAGGAAACTTAGTGACCAAATATCCGATTAAGAAAATCGAATTAAAAGAAAAAGGAATTTCGACTTTGCTGCCAAGAAAAGTTTGGTTTGATGATACCGTAAAACGTTTAAATGTTGACGCAAGAGGAGAATTGTTAGGAGAATTTAAACCGACAGATAAAATCTTAGTAATTAATCAGTCTGGTAAATTAAAAGTGCTTATTCCGGAATTATCTACTCATTTTGATGAAGATATGATTGTTCTGGAGAAATGGAAACCTAAAAAACCGATTTCTGCGATTTACTATGATGGAGAAAAAGAGCGTTATTTCTTAAAACGTTTCTTGGTTGAAAATGAAGGAAAAGAAGAAAGCTTTATTACCGACCATCCGAATTCGCAATTGGAAATCGTTTCGACAGATTATCGTCCTGTAGCGCAATTGGTTTTTGCAAAAGTAAAAGGAGTTCAAAAAGATGATCTTCATATTGATGTTGAAGACTTTATAGCTGTAAAAGGTTTTAAAGCTTTAGGAAACCAATTGACGACTGATAAATTAAGACAAGTAAATTTATTAGAACCACTACCTTATGAAGAACCTGTCGAAGAAATTCCAGAAAGACCTGAAATTCTGGAAGATGATGCAGTGGAAACAGAATTAGATGATGATGGCCAAATAGGTTTGGTTTTAGAATAA
- a CDS encoding PKD domain-containing protein, protein MNQKNIDVRVVFFFALLLLAGIIAFIIQFFNHVDCEDAKFYIFADHSQSEESIEFYDKTPNAKSWIWDFGDGSEKDVRKHTFHIYKNPGKYYVTLTINGNCTHTKEITIKDKFAADKIGTPKIIAPKTITVGQPAYFKSISDDARTWEWAFGENKGIDETSSNPVYSFITPGEKTITLVINGDFSRVAKKIIYVHPRVIKKTNPLDVSSYEFEKKAEAFALPRGSVKKDPLEEMLQYVPVAPKTKTVKDTTAVPKKAPKMSEDQFEILFKKVAEGSKTKDDFAEFLCDDLDVPVVKNDNDLLTFSQLCASVKGKKIKIESIRLNKDKQTNCIKGLNISYKVKKYLIWSKD, encoded by the coding sequence ATGAATCAAAAAAATATTGATGTTAGAGTTGTATTTTTTTTTGCACTTCTCTTATTAGCTGGAATCATTGCATTTATCATCCAATTTTTTAACCATGTCGATTGTGAAGATGCCAAGTTTTACATTTTTGCAGATCATTCACAATCAGAGGAATCGATAGAATTTTATGACAAAACTCCTAATGCAAAATCATGGATTTGGGACTTCGGGGACGGGTCAGAAAAAGATGTCAGAAAACACACTTTTCACATTTATAAAAATCCGGGAAAATACTATGTGACTTTAACAATAAATGGCAATTGTACCCATACAAAAGAAATCACTATAAAAGACAAATTTGCTGCTGATAAAATAGGCACGCCAAAAATTATTGCACCCAAAACCATTACAGTTGGACAGCCCGCGTATTTTAAATCAATTTCTGATGATGCGCGAACTTGGGAATGGGCGTTTGGTGAAAATAAAGGCATTGATGAAACCTCCTCTAATCCTGTTTACAGCTTTATAACACCAGGTGAAAAAACAATTACTTTAGTTATAAACGGAGATTTTAGCCGTGTGGCAAAAAAGATTATTTATGTGCATCCAAGAGTAATTAAAAAGACTAATCCACTGGATGTAAGCTCATATGAATTTGAAAAAAAAGCAGAGGCTTTTGCATTGCCTCGAGGATCTGTAAAAAAAGATCCGTTGGAAGAAATGCTGCAATATGTTCCAGTTGCGCCAAAAACCAAAACAGTAAAAGACACTACTGCTGTACCAAAAAAAGCGCCTAAAATGTCTGAAGATCAGTTTGAAATTTTATTCAAAAAAGTAGCAGAAGGCAGTAAAACAAAAGATGATTTTGCAGAATTCCTGTGTGATGATTTAGATGTTCCTGTGGTAAAAAATGATAACGATCTTTTGACTTTTTCTCAATTATGCGCTTCTGTAAAAGGGAAAAAGATAAAGATTGAATCAATACGTTTAAACAAAGACAAACAAACTAACTGCATTAAAGGATTAAATATCAGCTATAAAGTAAAAAAATACCTGATATGGTCTAAAGATTAA
- a CDS encoding C40 family peptidase — MRQFVIMIFMMHLFTECHAQKYISQIPFKYDYSLELLKKQAQMNETGLKNKTIVNDNSENLSDEMLALKEKYSIILAVMPNKITNYKLYSYIDPWLNTPYKEKSFSKKGIDCSYFLQSLYSDVYKVTLPKDPAGMWKSKSIQIFTGRSFLAEGDLVFFRYDKDHPISDVGLYLHNDRILACTDKGLAIYNFNDEYFQLRYIGAGRINEDGKKK; from the coding sequence ATGAGGCAGTTTGTTATAATGATTTTTATGATGCATTTATTTACGGAATGCCATGCTCAAAAATATATTTCGCAGATCCCCTTCAAATATGATTATTCTTTGGAGCTGTTAAAAAAACAGGCTCAAATGAATGAAACAGGTTTAAAAAATAAAACCATCGTCAATGATAATTCAGAGAATTTAAGTGACGAAATGCTTGCTCTAAAAGAAAAATACTCCATTATTCTGGCTGTAATGCCAAATAAAATTACCAACTACAAATTATACTCCTACATAGATCCGTGGCTTAATACGCCATATAAAGAGAAAAGCTTTTCTAAAAAAGGAATTGACTGTTCTTATTTTCTGCAGTCTTTATACAGTGACGTTTACAAGGTTACGCTTCCAAAAGATCCAGCAGGTATGTGGAAGTCTAAATCGATACAAATTTTTACTGGACGAAGTTTTCTTGCCGAAGGCGATCTTGTTTTCTTTCGATACGATAAAGATCATCCGATATCTGATGTTGGTCTGTACCTGCATAATGACCGAATCCTGGCTTGTACAGACAAAGGTCTTGCAATATATAATTTCAATGATGAATATTTTCAGTTACGATACATAGGCGCAGGACGAATTAACGAGGATGGAAAGAAGAAGTAA
- a CDS encoding AAA family ATPase, protein MEEEKNVFSAELLSALEIAKKIAKTNSNKYYSASHLLKAILNRDLSLLKRLEAMGKDVYYLDEWAEVRIEEEPKTTHVLDAEPSDLIDDIIKEAESVRIALNEDEISLYAIITALSSPGVGFNFDQMKSYPISRNELLEDQIVIPQTENGIKQEVKKGFLSKYCVHKNLEKNKKRVSAIGREAELNAIKEILCRFSKPNVLLIGDRGIGKSILIDTLIQDVTANQVPDILNKVQLFELDLSSLIAGASYKGEIEDRLKNCIQELKQYPRAILIIEEIHILLDKNGGDSGVSNVLKGELAKGLNIIATSTIDEYSKRIEKEQGLAGMFEIVKLEEADDETLFRMIRESIKTYQEHHKIQIDDETISESIRLSKRYLKEKSLPESAINLIDHTMSVLKTSGESFLNEKQSITNKLNLLKENKDNLSENQLLKEYNWFLNDLTNKTAFLIDVDEQNEKLNFETSESILSYIENLISTLEEKALDKRSHIEAFDLSLIIAKKTGIPAGKLKEEEKQKLNNIEEVLGRRVIGQDHCIETVAGSILESRSGLSKAGQPIASFFFLGPTGTGKTELAKSLAEFLFQDENAIIRFDMSEFKEEHSAALLYGAPPGYVGYEEGGLLVNKIRQKPYSIVLFDEIEKAHPSVFDVFLQIMDEGKLHDRLGKEGDFSNAIILFTSNIGADHIVNTFNNGEIPASSSLMEIMANYFRPEFLGRLTEIVPFAPINKENALKIFEIHLKKEFIDLLKNSKMTVEIPLETKLYLAENGYNAKYGARPIKNIIRTHLRRPLAKKIISGEVKDNDSISVIIENNEVKWIIAESVSVEN, encoded by the coding sequence ATGGAAGAAGAAAAAAACGTTTTCAGTGCAGAATTATTAAGTGCACTAGAAATTGCCAAGAAAATTGCTAAAACCAATTCAAATAAATACTATTCAGCATCCCATTTATTAAAAGCCATTTTAAACAGAGATTTATCACTTTTGAAACGGCTCGAAGCTATGGGCAAAGATGTCTATTATCTTGATGAATGGGCAGAAGTTCGAATCGAAGAAGAACCTAAAACCACTCATGTTCTCGATGCTGAACCAAGCGATTTGATCGACGATATTATAAAAGAAGCAGAATCGGTACGAATTGCTTTGAATGAAGATGAAATTAGCCTCTATGCCATTATAACCGCTTTAAGTTCTCCCGGTGTAGGTTTCAACTTCGATCAGATGAAATCCTACCCCATCTCTAGAAATGAATTGCTAGAAGATCAAATTGTTATTCCACAAACGGAAAACGGTATAAAACAAGAAGTAAAAAAAGGCTTTTTGAGCAAATATTGCGTTCATAAAAACCTAGAAAAAAATAAAAAAAGAGTATCCGCAATTGGGCGTGAAGCCGAATTGAATGCCATAAAAGAAATACTCTGCCGATTTTCTAAACCCAATGTTTTGCTTATTGGCGATCGCGGCATTGGAAAATCAATTTTAATTGATACTCTTATTCAAGATGTAACTGCCAATCAAGTTCCAGATATTTTAAACAAGGTACAGCTGTTTGAACTTGATCTTTCCTCACTTATTGCTGGAGCTTCATACAAAGGCGAAATAGAAGATCGATTAAAAAACTGTATTCAGGAACTTAAACAATATCCGAGAGCTATACTAATTATTGAAGAAATTCATATTTTACTTGATAAAAATGGAGGAGATTCAGGCGTTTCAAATGTTCTTAAAGGCGAGCTAGCAAAAGGGCTAAATATTATTGCCACCTCTACAATTGACGAATATTCTAAAAGAATTGAAAAAGAGCAAGGACTTGCTGGAATGTTTGAAATTGTAAAACTGGAAGAAGCTGATGATGAAACTCTGTTTCGTATGATTCGCGAATCTATCAAAACCTATCAAGAACATCATAAAATACAAATAGATGATGAAACGATTTCAGAATCTATTCGATTATCTAAACGGTATTTAAAGGAAAAAAGTCTTCCTGAATCAGCCATTAATTTGATTGACCATACGATGTCTGTTCTAAAAACTTCGGGAGAATCTTTTCTTAATGAGAAGCAGTCTATTACCAATAAGTTAAATCTATTAAAAGAGAACAAAGACAATTTATCAGAAAATCAATTACTAAAAGAGTATAATTGGTTTCTAAATGATTTAACAAACAAAACAGCGTTTTTGATAGATGTTGATGAGCAAAATGAAAAACTAAATTTTGAAACATCAGAATCGATTCTAAGTTATATTGAAAACCTTATTAGCACACTTGAAGAAAAAGCGCTTGACAAACGCTCCCATATTGAGGCTTTTGATTTGTCTTTGATAATCGCTAAAAAAACGGGTATTCCTGCGGGAAAACTTAAAGAAGAAGAGAAACAGAAACTTAATAACATTGAGGAAGTTTTAGGCCGAAGAGTAATTGGACAGGATCATTGTATTGAGACTGTTGCCGGTTCTATTTTAGAATCACGATCGGGTTTAAGCAAAGCAGGACAGCCAATTGCTTCTTTCTTTTTCCTAGGCCCAACAGGAACAGGAAAAACCGAATTGGCTAAAAGTTTGGCTGAATTTCTTTTTCAGGATGAAAATGCTATTATTCGTTTTGATATGTCTGAATTTAAAGAAGAACATTCGGCTGCATTGTTATACGGTGCGCCTCCAGGATATGTTGGTTATGAAGAAGGCGGATTACTAGTAAACAAGATTAGACAAAAACCGTATTCTATTGTTTTGTTTGATGAAATTGAAAAGGCACATCCTTCCGTTTTTGACGTATTTCTTCAGATTATGGATGAAGGAAAACTGCACGATCGTTTAGGAAAAGAAGGTGATTTCTCCAATGCCATCATTCTATTTACGTCGAATATTGGTGCAGATCATATCGTTAATACATTTAATAATGGTGAAATTCCAGCATCTAGTTCGTTAATGGAAATTATGGCAAATTATTTCAGGCCTGAATTTTTAGGACGTTTGACTGAGATTGTACCTTTTGCTCCAATCAATAAAGAAAATGCTCTAAAAATATTTGAGATCCATCTAAAAAAGGAATTCATTGATTTATTAAAGAATAGTAAAATGACAGTAGAAATTCCTTTAGAAACTAAACTATATCTAGCCGAAAATGGTTACAATGCAAAATATGGCGCAAGACCTATCAAAAACATCATTAGAACACATTTAAGAAGACCGCTGGCTAAAAAGATAATTTCTGGGGAAGTTAAAGACAACGACAGCATCTCAGTAATTATTGAAAACAACGAAGTGAAATGGATTATAGCAGAATCTGTTTCGGTTGAGAATTAA
- a CDS encoding TssN family type VI secretion system protein, translating into MVKKHLLALIDIRLIVFLVVIIAVSAILTMVFSDKIKEFAAQYKRKFYIYIFSFVLIYALVGFLGYNKLFTELSDEFRFYQIASLLFGILNVYLYRWYFNEFNLKGVVGIELLFSFLITLYSSVLFVIIYTALNGIALTFLMCSHFLVFIVPTGVYAVFNYMMQIPPKEYVTWKIPERKNPFPEIENFEMKDLLLITLLIQKKESDTKYTSLRSKGPVRIDFGALFYHTVSGYNEHNAESKIDLKENGENCSWVFFLQPKWYQTAKYVDAKYTLGMNGITENSVIICKRQKKEETKVNKKGKEKEGFMYEPKLEKKEKAKEEELAV; encoded by the coding sequence ATGGTAAAAAAGCATTTATTAGCCCTTATTGATATTAGGCTTATTGTATTTTTAGTAGTAATCATAGCAGTAAGCGCTATACTTACTATGGTATTCAGCGATAAAATAAAAGAATTTGCAGCACAATATAAAAGAAAATTTTACATCTATATTTTTTCATTTGTATTGATTTATGCTCTGGTTGGTTTTTTAGGCTACAACAAACTATTTACAGAGCTTTCAGACGAATTTCGATTTTATCAAATTGCGTCACTGCTATTTGGAATCCTTAATGTTTACTTGTATCGATGGTACTTTAACGAGTTTAACCTAAAAGGCGTTGTGGGTATCGAATTATTGTTTTCATTTTTAATAACACTTTATTCAAGCGTATTATTTGTCATTATTTATACCGCCTTAAACGGAATTGCGCTAACATTTTTAATGTGCTCTCATTTCTTAGTATTTATTGTTCCAACAGGCGTTTACGCAGTTTTTAACTATATGATGCAGATTCCTCCTAAAGAATATGTTACATGGAAAATTCCGGAAAGAAAAAATCCTTTTCCCGAGATTGAAAACTTTGAAATGAAAGATTTATTGCTGATTACTTTATTGATTCAGAAAAAAGAAAGTGATACAAAATATACCTCATTACGATCTAAAGGTCCCGTGAGAATTGATTTTGGAGCGTTATTCTATCATACCGTTTCGGGATATAATGAGCATAATGCTGAAAGTAAAATTGATTTAAAAGAAAACGGTGAAAATTGCAGCTGGGTATTCTTTTTACAGCCAAAATGGTATCAAACAGCCAAATATGTAGATGCAAAATATACTTTGGGTATGAATGGTATTACGGAGAATTCAGTGATTATTTGTAAAAGACAGAAAAAAGAAGAAACCAAAGTAAATAAAAAAGGTAAGGAGAAAGAAGGGTTTATGTATGAACCTAAGCTTGAAAAGAAAGAGAAAGCGAAGGAAGAAGAGTTAGCAGTTTAA
- a CDS encoding LysM peptidoglycan-binding domain-containing protein, with protein sequence MYYIDKPEKPSYDKFRTYKIKKGDTLESVARDLGIDAQELRRYHNIYCEIPDLIEADFKSYLEYLILAPEKTIEEQKEQTEKKPQKVSLASNYTLPFVADKIDNDYQVSYTTVFGDAVDTIEMKASVKWLATDRNNYHLFEINKGSIYVNNSIPDTIMDELAAKTAAVLYPLKIVVNESGKWVDIYNYDEIENRWKDTKEEVLDYFEGEVAENYIEHTEYALENSETLLNSLASDYFLRAFFSGIYVGYTSNYSFQNEIFFPLEKDEESKFAVQQKIDSILDESNLVKVELKGDYIDSGSEASFGFDPWKGKFNASYFLDEHSYCIEKINLECNIEYDEPIKVIVQIESLKKEETQN encoded by the coding sequence ATGTATTACATAGATAAACCTGAAAAGCCATCATACGACAAGTTTCGTACTTATAAAATTAAGAAAGGAGATACACTCGAAAGTGTTGCTCGTGATCTTGGCATCGATGCTCAGGAACTTAGAAGATATCATAATATATACTGTGAAATTCCTGATTTAATAGAAGCCGATTTTAAAAGTTACTTAGAGTATTTGATTTTAGCACCTGAAAAAACTATTGAAGAGCAAAAGGAACAAACAGAAAAAAAGCCTCAAAAAGTTAGTTTAGCAAGTAATTATACATTGCCATTTGTTGCAGACAAAATTGATAATGATTACCAGGTTAGCTATACCACTGTTTTTGGAGATGCTGTTGATACAATAGAAATGAAAGCAAGTGTAAAATGGCTTGCTACTGATAGAAATAATTATCATTTGTTTGAGATAAATAAAGGATCTATTTATGTCAATAATAGTATACCAGATACCATTATGGATGAACTGGCCGCTAAAACTGCTGCTGTTTTATATCCCTTAAAAATTGTGGTGAATGAATCTGGAAAGTGGGTTGATATTTACAATTATGATGAAATAGAAAACCGATGGAAAGATACAAAAGAAGAAGTTCTGGATTATTTTGAAGGTGAGGTTGCAGAAAATTATATTGAACATACAGAATATGCTTTAGAAAATTCTGAAACATTACTTAATTCTCTGGCTTCAGATTATTTTTTAAGGGCTTTTTTTAGTGGTATTTACGTTGGTTATACCTCAAATTATTCGTTTCAAAATGAAATCTTTTTTCCATTAGAGAAAGACGAAGAATCGAAGTTTGCGGTTCAGCAAAAGATAGATTCGATTTTGGATGAATCAAATTTGGTTAAAGTAGAACTAAAAGGAGATTATATAGATTCTGGAAGTGAAGCCAGTTTTGGATTTGACCCGTGGAAAGGAAAATTCAACGCTTCGTATTTTCTGGATGAACATAGTTATTGTATCGAAAAGATAAATTTAGAATGCAATATCGAGTATGATGAGCCAATAAAAGTGATCGTACAAATTGAATCTTTAAAGAAAGAAGAAACTCAAAATTAA
- a CDS encoding type VI secretion system baseplate subunit TssG, translating to MERRSKKSLEDLAFEIENISYDIRAEVIANELLESKAIVQDEITVSNQGQFSRAYRSDILEAVIQDDNYDKQEYLNIRLSRDSMYDALPEGFVHSLTENNSDKSVKQMIKEHKHQKKQEAEARVFFTPFENEIFHYRTKIESVERNFLYKLNGSKPLDFFYDFWGLSHIYPEILVSKFIQLLPYAYKIVGDIELACQCLSSIIEEKVTYTTTSSKEYSEEGEQVRLGENRLGVDFITGKDYMDYSMNLRIEIGPVTNKPYQQYLKNGDIKIFIDCFCEHFFPMEVDVKTVLLINKETEEFNFSKEPVLGYTTRI from the coding sequence ATGGAAAGAAGAAGTAAAAAAAGTCTTGAAGATCTTGCATTCGAAATTGAGAATATTTCGTATGACATTAGGGCTGAAGTTATTGCTAATGAACTTCTTGAGTCCAAAGCAATTGTGCAGGATGAAATTACGGTTTCTAATCAGGGACAATTCTCGCGTGCGTACAGAAGTGACATTTTGGAGGCAGTAATTCAGGATGATAATTATGATAAACAAGAATATCTAAATATACGATTATCGCGCGATAGTATGTATGATGCGCTTCCAGAAGGTTTTGTACATAGTTTGACAGAGAATAATTCTGATAAGTCTGTAAAACAGATGATAAAGGAGCATAAACACCAGAAAAAGCAAGAAGCCGAAGCTCGTGTTTTTTTTACTCCTTTTGAAAACGAAATTTTTCATTATCGTACTAAAATAGAAAGTGTTGAAAGGAATTTTTTATATAAACTGAACGGAAGCAAACCGTTGGATTTTTTCTATGATTTTTGGGGATTATCACACATTTACCCTGAAATTTTAGTTTCAAAATTTATACAGCTGCTGCCTTATGCATACAAAATAGTGGGAGACATTGAGCTCGCTTGCCAATGTTTATCAAGCATTATAGAAGAAAAAGTAACCTATACAACAACAAGTTCTAAAGAATATAGCGAAGAAGGAGAACAGGTCAGGTTAGGAGAAAATAGATTGGGAGTCGATTTTATTACTGGAAAAGATTACATGGATTATTCTATGAACTTAAGGATAGAAATTGGTCCTGTTACCAATAAACCTTATCAGCAATATCTTAAAAACGGCGATATAAAAATATTTATAGATTGTTTTTGCGAGCATTTTTTTCCAATGGAAGTCGACGTAAAAACAGTGTTATTGATTAATAAAGAAACAGAAGAGTTTAATTTTAGTAAAGAACCTGTGTTAGGGTATACAACACGAATTTAG